In one Candidatus Hydrogenedentota bacterium genomic region, the following are encoded:
- the tnpA gene encoding IS200/IS605 family transposase, which yields MSQSLAKILVHLVYSTKHREPVLTPEVRPKLWEYQAGIFRDLEGPAIEIGGTADHVHALFELSKKRDLCDVIEKVKKGSSRWIKTQGAEFRDFHWQGGYGAFSVSPIHAATVRAYILDQENHHREMTFQDEFRKFLKDYDVPYDERYVWD from the coding sequence ATGTCACAGTCCTTGGCGAAGATCCTCGTCCACCTCGTTTATAGCACCAAACACCGAGAGCCCGTACTCACACCGGAGGTGCGCCCAAAACTGTGGGAGTATCAGGCCGGAATTTTCCGCGATCTCGAAGGCCCCGCCATCGAGATCGGCGGCACGGCGGACCACGTTCACGCGCTCTTCGAGCTATCCAAGAAGCGCGACCTCTGCGACGTGATTGAGAAAGTAAAGAAGGGTTCCTCCCGGTGGATCAAAACCCAGGGCGCGGAGTTTCGAGACTTCCACTGGCAGGGCGGCTATGGCGCGTTTTCCGTGAGCCCGATCCACGCGGCAACGGTTCGGGCGTACATTCTCGATCAGGAAAACCATCACCGCGAGATGACGTTTCAGGACGAGTTCAGAAAGTTTCTCAAGGATTACGACGTGCCCTATGACGAACGGTATGTGTGGGATTGA